ACTTTCCTTCCCCCCTGCACTACCAGTTACTGAGCGAGGTTCTAGTCCTATTGGGTGCTCTCGATTTGGCATCTTTGCCGTTGGACGGTGAGGGAGCATCACAGGATACCCCATGTGGCTTGCCGCAATTGCGTTCAGTGCAGACTGGTGGAGTGCTACATGATTACATCTGCTGTGCCACGCTTTGTTCTTGTATGTTGTGTGTTGTGTCGTGTTACAATGGAAGACCGCATCTACGAGCTTGAACCACGTATATACTTGTAGACCTGCAATGACGGTCAAGGACAATCAATCTATTGGTGTACAAAGTAGCACAACAGCTCATGACTCTGTAATGAACAGAGAGTGATGAGGATGCGAGGAAATACCACTAGCCAGCAGAAAGGGGAGATGATCCCACCCATGGAAGTTTTCTAGAACATTACGCAGCCAGTACTAGTGCAGGAGTCGCTGGAGAATTTATTCCTAGTGTGATAGCATGTCTCATGTTATGGTGATCGATATGATTATGAGATTCTTACGAATTACTGGTGTATAGAAACACACAGACCCATTTTGATTATTTTAGTGCATGTATCAGCCACCACAAGTGGGTGGGCTCTCCCCTTTCCTGGTAGCCTTGTTCTGGCAGTAAGCTACGAATTCCTACGGAGAGGCACGGCTGGAAGGTCGGGTAACCTGAAACCATTTCAAACATCGAGGCGTTGATGGACTAAAAAATTGGCCCAATGAGAACCTTAGGAGTCACTTGCCGTCGGTGGTGTTTAGACACCGAGACGCAGGCAATAGGAGAATCCTGAATGTCATAGATGGATCACAATCATGGGGTATCAAGGGAAATAGACTTCCCGGCCACTCTCGGCCCCGAATAACATGTACTGTATAAAGTATAAACCGAATCGCTGTTGACGATCAGATGAGTCAAAGATGGTTCTATTCCCTACAAGGCAAAACGTACAAGGAAAGGGGAAAGCGATCCGCGTCATGGGGCCGATGGTATGTTGACAGAGATCACCACCACAGACTTCTGCACCACTTGAATGGCCCTTTGATAACTAGGGGAAGTATACGAAAGAGAGTAGTTGTAGGTTTGTAGTGCTTGAGAATTGATGTTCAGACCTCCTCAAACCTTACTCGCAGGATTGCAGGGGGCTGCTTCGGATGCAGAAATGAGCAACCAGAACAGGGAAAGATACGGGTTAGAGAACAAATGCTTCCATCATCGTGCCAAATACCTTCTAGAAGGATTTCGGAAGCCCGGACTAATCTTGGCGTCCTACCCGCGCGGCCCCTGTGTGTCTGACTCCTGACCCCTTAGTCTTATGAAGCAATGAAGTCAAAGTATCTCCATAGTCTCCGTACTAAAGTACGGCTGAAGTTGATGTGATAGTGGAGAGTCAATATGAACACTTCACCAATCATCAGCCCTGCCTGGAGGAGAATGACCAAGGCATTGGCATTAGCTATTATTGTACCGTCGATACAGATGTCCATGCACTAAGACACATAGTCTCGGTTTAGTGTTTCCCGCCAGCACTAGCCGACTAGTAAGTAGTGAGTTAGTAACAGAACTAGGCGAAACTAGTCCACTGCTCCCTTCATATGAGCCACACGTTCCATGTCATCGATACAGTACTGTGTAGATGGAGTCCCCAGCTTCCTGCTGAAGTTGATGAAGTCTGTGACGCCCCAGTAAGCATGCAGTCCGACGTGACATGCAGATTAATCAGTAAACGGACCGGGGCGGTAAATCCGTTGTTATGTGGAAAGCAAACTCTTGTCAGTCATGGAGGAAACAGctactacagagtactcaCTAATCAGTCCATGGCCAAGAGGCATAGTGTTGCATTGTTACCCAATTAGTGCCCTGTTGCCCGCCACCCACAATTCAAGGCTTTCTAGAAGGAAATTAACTCTCCCACCGTTGCTGTTCGCTAATCGGACGCCATGCGCGATTATAATTTCGGCTGAAGGGTTTAAACAATGACCCGTAGAGGCTTCGACTGGGGTTACTCCTGTCAGGCCCGTCCTATGAAGACGATGTTCGTTGATGATCGCTCATTAGCCAAGTCAGAGGTCAGCGGCATCGCGCGTTGAATTTTGAGCAAGGGCCACTCTGTTAACAAATGTGCATTGTCCCTATTTTACTAGTCTCCTGAATATCAGAACGTTTCTTCAGCCTTGTGTAAGTGATCCTCACTCATTGCCGGCAATAGGAATCGGAGTAAACTAAATAGTACGTCTGCACTTGTAAGGTTCCATATGTCGCACAATGGCGAATAATCTTGCAGTAGGGGAGTGATAAGCGGGCCAGAAAGTGCCTCGCAAGTCGCAAGTCGTAAGTCCCAAAATAGTGATTGTATTTGGCGTATTATCCACTTGCCGTTGATtactccttttcctttctgcAGGTCAGCCTTGCAGAATGATTGAGTGTCTTAGGAGATTCCGGGGTAGCCAGGCGAAAAGTAAGCTTCCCAGGGGGCCATGGCGATGCGCTGGTTCATCCCGGTTCCTGAATTGGAACAGAAGTCATAAGCGAAAGCGCCGACCCTGTTGCGTCATGGACCCCAATCCCTGACCTTCTGAGGAGTCTACTGCGTAGAGGGGTAGATAGGAGAATTAATAAACTAGGAGGGATGGAGGAACACATCCACAGAGCAATCAACGAGCCACGAGATTGAAATCATGAGGCGCCACAGGAGGGTCAGAGCAGACACCAGGGGTCATCGTGCGTAGCGTCTTCAGTCTTCACACATCGCTCATTATTCCTTACTTGTCGTACAGATCGGCACCAGTCTGAATACGGTCTCCACCAGCAGAACCGAATCTCGCACGGCCAAGGGGACGGGGAAGGCCACGTTGTGGAGCCGAGGGAAAATGATGGTGACCTTCTGGTGCCGCCAGCTTCTTTTTGGGGGAGCCTGCTCAAAGTTCAAACAGTTCAAGTGTTCAACGGGAGCCACTCAGGCCTCTTTTGGGGGGCGCTTTCAAGTGGAAACGTGCTGATACCAGTAGTAGTGTCCGTAGACTAGTTCGGCTGCTCAGTCCTGAAATAGTAGAAGGTCGGTAAACTCATGAAATAATATTAACCCTTGAAAATAAATGATTTATTATTGAAATAATAAAACGCGCCGAATACTTGctattaataataatcatCGCAATCAAAACGCACATACTAACTAGATAATTGttaaataaaaaaaataaaaataacaataaaaaagaaaaataaaataaaataaaataaatgGGCCATACAGTAGTGGTATGGTGGAAGAACGTGTTTCTGGAAGCCTTCCATCATAACTTAAGTAGGTACTCAATCTCCAGCAGTCGTCCCTTTATTATTGCTGGTGCTTGGTAccactgtcatcatcaccctcGAAATCTTTTTGTCatatttccttctcttcactGTCCATCATCCACCTCGAAGCGTCAACGCACCTTTGTCCCGCCGGACCAACGGTGACTGTTTCCCACGCGGAAGACGAGCGTCCCATCGACATCATCTTGAACCTGCCGAACTTTTTCTGGTCGCACTTGTTTTTCCCTCCCTCGGCCTCGAGCTTCCCATCCAAGTCACCGCTCGCAACCTATCCATCTGCGGTCAGCTTCAGCACGGGATCTTCtctttcattctccttctcactGGGTACGGGTTCTTTGTCGCTGGTTGCTCGACCTTGCTTTTGCACTCGCGGAGTCTGCTTATCCCGTACGTTTTCCCCTTACGTTGTTTCGCCGGGACTCTACAGGGTCCCCGCTATTTCGTCTGCCGCGCTGTGACATGAGACTCTTTGCTCAGCTGTTCGACTCGCCTTTGGAGCGCTTGAGATCGCTTGACACCTAGGAAACCCTTCAGTTTGGATGTAACGGTTGGAAGCTATGAACATTCCGCGGACATTGATTCTGCTGTCTATACTCTGTGTAGCTTCAGAAACTCAGTTCTTTGGAATGCTCAACAAACAGTGTTTTACAACCGCTTTTTCACAGCTGTCTGGTGTCCTAGGAGTGCAAATAGTCACCATGGATCTCATGAAAGTTCAACTCGCTAACAGTACACTCAGAAATTAGTGACTTCCCGCCTCGCAGTACGAACATACCTGGTATTCAGGACCTCGAGTCCCTCCTCACTTGAGACGCGCTCGAAACCCAGTCCAATCTGTCGATAGAAAGTCACTTCCGTCCTTTCAATCTCTACCGATACCGATCCGAGCAGGCCGGGTGACACAGCGAGAGGCGTGCAGCATTCTGAAGTTTCATACAAATTCACAAAGTTTGGAACCCCTGGTTTGTTGGGTCTGCGGGGCGTTCGCGATTTCCTGTATTTGCAGATCGCCGAGGGGGCTTGAACCTGTGTCTCAGTCTTCCTGGATCCATTCCGTCAGGGCTCGCAAGTTGCGAAAACGTTCAGCATCGTGAGAATATCAGGCAGCTCAGGAGGACCGGTGAGTGCCCTCGAAACTCCTTTTAATTGCCACGTTCGAAATGCATCGGCTATTTGCTCTCCATCTAGCTGAATTCAACGCAATCTTTTCCCGGTTCTTTGCGTTCACTTTACTGACGGATCTCTTGATAAATTAGCGCGCAAACCGAGTTTGAAACGATTTTTAAATCACAACATAACGGCAGCACGGAAGCCACTCGCTACGTCCACTCTAGCTGATCAACCAATATCCGCGTCTCTTCAGAGTCAGCAAAAGCCGTAGAGGCAAATCTGCGGCTGCTCTTCAGGAAAGTTTAGAACAGGACATCCTCAAGTGTCCTTGACCGCCGTTTCTCAGCTCGTAGCTGGGTCGGGTCATGGACATCACAACTATTTTGAACAGAAAAGGGTCTACTGCCGCTATCGCAGCAGAAGCTCAATTTCAACAGCAGTTTGTGCATCACAATCTGGATCCTTCCTCATCGCCCAAGATGAAGCCTGAGCCCGGAGTGACGGAAGCTTCCGATCAGCAAGTCCTGTCATATCCTTCGCACGCTCCGCCGAACCATATGCCCAACATGACCCAAGACATGCGGTATCCGCCTCATGGACAACCCAGTAGTGGAATGCGAATTCTGCAGAATCCTTACGTCCCTGGAGCTTATACCGGCAGTGCTCAAATTCCCGGTGGTGCGACGCCCCAACGGGCCGATCCTCCGCCGAAGACCTTCCACTGCTCGACTTGTGGCAAGGGGTTCGCTCGGCGTAGCGACCTCGCTAGACATGGTAAGATTTCCATGGGAATACATGCGAGAAGTAAAACATCAAGCCACTGACCACATTCTAGAACGAATCCACACGGGGATAAGGCCGCACGCTTGCGATTGGCCCGGCTGTGGGAAGCAATTTATTCAACGTTCGGCTTTGACTGTGCACTCTCGTGTTCATACTGGAGAGAAGCCCCATATGTGCGAGAGATGCGGCAAGGTATGCAGATATACTGTGTTCTATAGCTAAAATCATTTGCTGACTCGGATTCTCGACAGCCTTTCAGCGATTCGTCTTCACTGGCCAGACACCGCAGAATCCATTCTGGGAAACGGCCGTACAAGTGTCCTTATGCAAACTGTCAGAAGACGTTCACTCGTCGTACTACCTTGACCCGTCATCAGAATCATCACACGGGAACTATTGAGGAGGCTgctgcagagacagaagccAACCTGAGACAGAACAAAGAGAGGGTAAGGGCACCTGGTGATGGGGGTTTCTCCGAGCACGCCTCTGTTCACTCGACACCTTCCCCTGCACACCATCCTGTGTCCATTCCGCCTCCCGGTGACCTACCACCTCTGAATATGCCTCGTTCTGCTGGCGACTACTACATGGGGAATGGATCTATTCCTCCTCACGTTCGGGGTGATTTCTCGCAGGCCAGTCCTCGCTCCTCGCCGACAGCCACATCGCCGTCTCTCTCGAGCTTCAGCGGTGCGCCGCACCAACGACCATCTATGACATCGCACCCCTCTGGCTACGCGCCCCCTCAGCCACTTGAACCGCCTGCTAATAGCGATCACCGGCCCAACAGTGTTAGCGGAAGTCCGCACATGACGAGTCTGGGCTGGGCCTCTCCGTCTCACGGTAGCATTCCGTCGCCGGGGTCTGTGAATGATTTCAACTATCCTGAGCCAAGTGGTCCAGCTTATCCCAGCTCCATGCCGCCGCACATGTACTTTCCCAACTCGACCATTAGGCGGCCAACGAGCACTGAGCCTGAGAACTACGAACTCAAACCGAGACTGGGGGACAACGGGTGGTCCACTCCCGTGTAATGTGAGAAACCCCACATTTGACAGTAGTCATCCACCCCCATTTGGTTCGATTTTCTTGAATCAATTCCTTGCTGCGCAACGAAGTGGCTCTTGCGCACGGGATATTcgcttttcctttgtcacTTGTCCCATCCGGAATGTCCCCCTTGTCTTCCTAGCAGAAGCCAATTGGCGCTGCATTATCTTTTTACCCATCTCCTTTTATCTTGGTTTTGCTCATatccctcatcatcatcatcatcatcatcattatgCTCTTTTGCCCCTGCGGATATGTTTCCTTTCTGTTCACGGTCACTTTGCATTGATAAGGCCTTGCATAAGCGCGCTGGGAGGAGTCCGGACTAGCTCTGATTTGTGTTCTCTATTCGTTTCTTTCTGCTTAATGTGTGACACGACCAGGACGAAGCATCAATAGAGAGCTGGGTGGCTCATGGCTAGGTAGGACGGGGTTCGGAAATTTGGGTATCTGTTTTCTATCTGTGTTGTCATCGACATCATGATCATCTTGCGTTCTTTCAATCCCCTTGCATCCCCTATACCTAATATTGTCTGCATTGTTGATACATTATTTCCCCTATCGCTTGTCTCGATTTAACCCCTCGAATTTCCTTTGTaccttttcctttgtcagAGAATCAACGCAAGAACCTTGTAAATGAGAATTACACAATGTATGTATTATAGAGGCCAATTAAATATTCGAAGGTAGCCGGATGGCTTTTGAGAAATGAGATATAATAGCACTGATCCTGGGCCGCCTTAAATAAATCGTAGCAATTAGTGCGGAGAAATCGGATATATGGATGTTGGCCACGGCGTCATGGAAAACCTGCCATAATGCTGATTTGGGTAAATTGGAAACGAGACGACTAGGAATAATGCGACCCAAGCCCAGTTGCATTCATGTCAAACGCACCCTGCGCAGGACACGAGCAGATAGCCGGATTTGAAGCGCGAGAGAAAAGCATGGCGCCAAAGGAAGTCGAAGAGGGATTCTTTTCGCGAGCCGAGAGCAGACCAAAGCGGAGGAAGACCTCGGAGGTTGTAACAACGATGGAGATAAGGATGAGGACGATAATGATCCAGGTTTGATCTGGTGCAGCCGGTTAGTGAGAAAGTCAGTCAGATGGGTTAACAGTGGGAAGGACACACGGGATGTTCTGTTATCGGCGATCGAGTCGGAGAGGATCTCCGCGAGGTCAAGGAATACTCTACATCGTTCGTTGAGGACCTGGATCCGCGGCTTGATCTCGAGGTATTCGCGGACGGCGTTGTAGAGCGGGTAGAGGGTTGGTTCGCTCTCCCAGAAGAAGTTGGGTACGTCGAGCATGTTGGATGCTATTTGCGGATTCCGCTTGTTAGCTTGGGGAAAGGAGCTGGAGCCGAGGCACTGCTGGGATGGACTTACAGAGATTGACTTCTACGCGGCTTTTGAAAAGCTTGCCTAGGATACGGAAGACTTCTTCGCGCTTCATGCCCAGCTTGCCTGTCATGGCGAGTCTGCGTGGGACGTCCTTCGCCTCGGCCATTTGGCGCGCCATGACTTCTTCAAAAAA
The Aspergillus fumigatus Af293 chromosome 4, whole genome shotgun sequence DNA segment above includes these coding regions:
- a CDS encoding putative C2H2 finger domain protein — encoded protein: MDITTILNRKGSTAAIAAEAQFQQQFVHHNLDPSSSPKMKPEPGVTEASDQQVLSYPSHAPPNHMPNMTQDMRYPPHGQPSSGMRILQNPYVPGAYTGSAQIPGGATPQRADPPPKTFHCSTCGKGFARRSDLARHERIHTGIRPHACDWPGCGKQFIQRSALTVHSRVHTGEKPHMCERCGKPFSDSSSLARHRRIHSGKRPYKCPYANCQKTFTRRTTLTRHQNHHTGTIEEAAAETEANLRQNKERVRAPGDGGFSEHASVHSTPSPAHHPVSIPPPGDLPPLNMPRSAGDYYMGNGSIPPHVRGDFSQASPRSSPTATSPSLSSFSGAPHQRPSMTSHPSGYAPPQPLEPPANSDHRPNSVSGSPHMTSLGWASPSHGSIPSPGSVNDFNYPEPSGPAYPSSMPPHMYFPNSTIRRPTSTEPENYELKPRLGDNGWSTPV